The Fulvivirga maritima genome segment ATTTGCCATTTTCGCCCTGCTGTTTGGACTCACTTTTTTTATACAGATTAATAATCAACAGAAAAAGGGTAATGATTTTAGGCCTCGCTTTGCCTGGAGGATGTTCTTGCTTTTAATATTCGGTATCATTAATTCAGCCTTTTTTCAAGGTGATATTTTGATGATTTATGCAGTTATAGGCCTTTTTATGATTCCTCTGGCTAAACTAAAAAGCCAAGTGTTAGTGGTAATAGCTGCCATTCTATTATTACAGCCGTTAGAATTGTTTCAGTTAGTTATAGCTATTCAAAATCCTGATATGGAGCTAGCCAATCCTACTTCCTGGACTTATTTTGGTAAGATGAGTGGATACATAACTGACGACTCCTTATGGACGACTTTGAAAGGAAATCTGTTCAATGGAAGAAGGGCGGTACTACTTTGGAATTATGAAAATGGACGATATTTTCAAATACTAGCCTTATTCATTATTGGCTATTTAATGGGCCGTAAAAATAGGTTTGAGTGGAATGCTGATAATAAAAGATATTGGTTAAACATGTTGCTGATTTCAGCCTTGCTTTTTATGCCATTATTTGTGATCACTAAAAATATGGAAGGATTATTTACATCGGCTGCTATTAGAGCATCATTAGTTCAAATTACCCAACCATGGACTAACCTGGCCTTTATGTTTTCAATGGTATCCTTATTTATTTTGCTTTTCCATTCTAAATTATTCCATAAGCTTTTGAATATCATTACACCCATAGGCAAAATGAGTTTGACTAACTATGTGCTTCAGTCAATCATAGGATCTTTTATTTATTACGGATTCGGTCTAGGCTTATATGAGCATACGGGAGCTACCTATAGCCTTATTATCGGTATAGTGCTGTCTGTGGTATTCATCATCTTTTGCAGCTATTGGGATAACCGGCATAAGCATGGACCTTTAGAAGCGCTGTGGCATAAGTTGACTTGGATAGGTTATTCAACTAAACCTAATATTCATAGGTAAGCCGCTTAATTATCGCATTTTCTGATACCCCGTATGTATACGCTGTACTAGGGGCAGATTCATGCCCATTATAGATTCTGAATGGCCTAAAAATAGGTAGCCGCCTGTTTTTAGGCATTGGGTTAATTTGCTTACTACTTTCTCTTGTGTGTCTTTGTCAAAGTATATGAGTACATTCCTGCAAAATATGATGTCGAAGCTTTCATGGGTAGGGTAGCGCTCATCCATAAGGTTGAACCGACTGAAATTCACCTTATCTCTTATATTTTTAACCAGGCGAACTTTACTCTCTGTCTTGATTTTGCTTCTTAGGAAATATCTTCTTTT includes the following:
- a CDS encoding DUF418 domain-containing protein encodes the protein MSKRFHVVDALRGFAIISIMLLHNIEHFDFYHTPESLPAWMVKIDSVIWDTLFFLFGGKSFAIFALLFGLTFFIQINNQQKKGNDFRPRFAWRMFLLLIFGIINSAFFQGDILMIYAVIGLFMIPLAKLKSQVLVVIAAILLLQPLELFQLVIAIQNPDMELANPTSWTYFGKMSGYITDDSLWTTLKGNLFNGRRAVLLWNYENGRYFQILALFIIGYLMGRKNRFEWNADNKRYWLNMLLISALLFMPLFVITKNMEGLFTSAAIRASLVQITQPWTNLAFMFSMVSLFILLFHSKLFHKLLNIITPIGKMSLTNYVLQSIIGSFIYYGFGLGLYEHTGATYSLIIGIVLSVVFIIFCSYWDNRHKHGPLEALWHKLTWIGYSTKPNIHR
- a CDS encoding CheR family methyltransferase, with the protein product MEEFNLQSDKKLHYSIIASDISTDVLKTGQMAIYDESRISTVPIDLKRRYFLRSKIKTESKVRLVKNIRDKVNFSRFNLMDERYPTHESFDIIFCRNVLIYFDKDTQEKVVSKLTQCLKTGGYLFLGHSESIMGMNLPLVQRIHTGYQKMR